GCGGAACTCGCAGAAATACCGGGCAGCGGCCAGGAAAACCGCGTTACCAAAAATGATATCATCGCCTTCCTGGAAACCAGACATAAAAAACCCCAGGTAACTCCAGCCGCTACGTCACTGAATGGCAGCAGCGAAATCGTGGAAATGGACCGTATGCGCAAGATGATCGCGCAGCGCATGCTGGAATCGAAGCGGATATCGGCGCACGTCACTTCGTTTATTGAAACAGATATGACGCCGGTTGTCCAGTGGCGTGAACATGTAAAGAATGACTACCGTAAAAAGTCAGGAGACAGCATTACGTTCACTCCTATCCTGATCGAAGCTGTTGTTAAAGCAATAAAGGATTACCCTTTGATCAATATTTCGGTCGACGGCGACAAGATCGTTAAAAAGAGGGAAATCAATATTGGTATGGCCGTCGCCTTGCCCGATGGCAACCTGATTGTGCCGGTCATTCATCACGCGGACCAATACGACCTGCCGGGACTGGCAAGAAAGGTAAATGAACTTGCGAAAAGAGCCCGGGAAAACAAGCTGAAAGCCGACGATCTTGCAGGAGGCACTTACACCGTTTCCAACATCGGAGCATTTGCCAACCTGATGGGCACCCCGATCATTGTGCAGCCCCAGGTGGCCATTATGGCATTTGGTGCAATTAAAAAGAAACCTGCCGTGATCGAAACACCACAAGGTGACCTTCTGGGGATTCGCAGCATGATGTTCATTTCGCACTCTTACGACCACCGCGTCGTGGATGGCTCGCTGGGCGGTTTG
This Dyadobacter sp. UC 10 DNA region includes the following protein-coding sequences:
- a CDS encoding dihydrolipoamide acetyltransferase family protein; translation: MKILEMVMPSMGESIMECTVLNLLKKEGDAVAIDDSIMEVATDKVDTEVPCPYVGKIAKWLVSENDVVLIGSPVAQIEVDDDTPEESRTIPAEPQEELVEEAAVASQLEKEYEQVVSKKRDAPSNASGNNQFYSPLVLSIAREEDISPAELAEIPGSGQENRVTKNDIIAFLETRHKKPQVTPAATSLNGSSEIVEMDRMRKMIAQRMLESKRISAHVTSFIETDMTPVVQWREHVKNDYRKKSGDSITFTPILIEAVVKAIKDYPLINISVDGDKIVKKREINIGMAVALPDGNLIVPVIHHADQYDLPGLARKVNELAKRARENKLKADDLAGGTYTVSNIGAFANLMGTPIIVQPQVAIMAFGAIKKKPAVIETPQGDLLGIRSMMFISHSYDHRVVDGSLGGLFLKRVNDYLENFDTHRTLI